One segment of Capnocytophaga sp. oral taxon 878 DNA contains the following:
- a CDS encoding class I SAM-dependent methyltransferase, producing the protein MLFSFILNIIPRPWLIKISYLVRPFLAFYLRGKKYKDPIDGRTFRKFLPYGYGVQRANVLSPSTLSLERHRLLWLYLKGETDFFTKKLKVLHVAPEQAFYKRFKKQANLEYTTTDLYSPLADVKADLCALPFANESFDVIFCNHVLEHITDDTQAMKELYRVMKKGGWGIFQVPQDYNRAVTFEDNSITDPKERTRIFGQYDHVRIYGLDYFDKLRAIGFEVTEVRYSKEFTTEQIEQYRIVENEIIPVCKKPL; encoded by the coding sequence ATTTTGTTCTCATTTATTCTAAATATTATACCTCGCCCTTGGCTTATTAAAATAAGTTACTTAGTACGTCCGTTTTTGGCATTCTATTTGAGGGGAAAAAAATATAAAGACCCTATAGATGGACGTACCTTTAGGAAATTTTTACCTTATGGTTATGGGGTACAACGTGCTAATGTACTGTCTCCTTCAACCTTATCATTGGAAAGACATAGGCTGTTATGGTTGTATTTAAAAGGAGAAACTGACTTTTTCACAAAGAAATTAAAAGTGCTACACGTAGCTCCTGAACAAGCGTTTTACAAGCGTTTTAAAAAGCAGGCTAATCTTGAATATACCACAACTGACCTATATTCGCCTTTGGCTGATGTAAAAGCAGACCTGTGTGCTTTGCCCTTTGCTAATGAGAGTTTTGATGTAATATTCTGTAACCATGTATTAGAACATATTACAGATGACACCCAAGCAATGAAAGAGCTGTACCGTGTAATGAAAAAAGGAGGTTGGGGCATATTTCAAGTTCCGCAAGATTATAATAGAGCTGTTACTTTTGAAGATAATAGTATTACTGACCCTAAGGAACGGACACGTATTTTTGGCCAGTATGACCATGTACGGATTTATGGACTTGATTACTTTGACAAACTGAGAGCAATAGGATTTGAGGTAACAGAAGTGCGTTATAGTAAGGAGTTTACAACTGAACAGATAGAACAATACAGAATAGTAGAAAATGAGATAATTCCTGTTTGCAAGAAGCCTTTATAA
- a CDS encoding FAD:protein FMN transferase: MKYLLFIMVALAGCQFAPKQKLQFIEGEAQGSTYHIKYISNSDENLKPAIDSILKVIDLSMSTYRTDSAISKINTGDTTVIVDEHFRKVFEASQQIWKESEGLFDPTVGILVNAWGFGKQKIEEKDLPTDDKIEELKQYVGFNKVHLTNDNYIKKDFSQILFDFNAIAQGYTSDVVAKFFESKHIENFIIEIAGEMYLKGRNTLEDKPWRIGVENPFKPLDDRELVATVEFTNQGLATSGNYRKVWTDSNGRKYVHSINPLTGKATQSDVLSATVIAPSTMYADGYATMFMVMGLEKSKSFLEKHPKLAVLLVYSTSDNKEATFKTKPFEELMIH, translated from the coding sequence ATGAAATATTTATTATTCATAATGGTTGCTTTAGCAGGTTGCCAATTTGCTCCTAAACAGAAATTACAATTTATAGAAGGAGAGGCACAAGGCTCTACTTATCATATTAAGTACATAAGTAATAGTGATGAGAATTTAAAACCTGCTATTGATTCAATCCTTAAAGTAATAGATCTTTCAATGTCTACTTATCGTACTGATTCGGCCATATCAAAAATTAATACTGGTGATACTACAGTAATAGTAGATGAACATTTTAGAAAAGTGTTTGAAGCCTCACAACAAATATGGAAAGAAAGTGAAGGACTCTTTGACCCCACTGTAGGAATATTAGTAAATGCTTGGGGTTTCGGCAAACAGAAAATAGAAGAGAAAGACCTACCTACTGATGATAAAATAGAAGAACTTAAACAATATGTAGGTTTTAATAAAGTACACCTAACCAACGATAACTATATAAAAAAAGATTTCTCACAAATATTGTTTGATTTTAATGCAATAGCTCAAGGATATACTTCTGATGTTGTTGCTAAGTTTTTTGAGTCAAAGCATATAGAGAACTTTATTATAGAAATAGCTGGTGAAATGTATTTAAAAGGAAGAAACACCCTTGAAGATAAACCTTGGAGGATAGGAGTAGAAAACCCTTTTAAACCTTTGGATGATCGTGAACTAGTAGCGACTGTTGAGTTTACTAATCAGGGGTTGGCTACATCAGGAAACTACCGAAAAGTGTGGACTGATAGTAATGGAAGAAAATATGTACATTCTATAAACCCACTTACAGGAAAGGCTACTCAAAGTGATGTGCTTAGTGCTACTGTAATAGCCCCTAGTACTATGTATGCAGATGGTTATGCTACTATGTTTATGGTAATGGGGTTAGAAAAAAGCAAATCTTTCTTAGAAAAACACCCTAAACTTGCTGTTTTATTAGTATATAGCACCTCTGATAACAAAGAAGCTACTTTTAAAACAAAACCTTTTGAGGAATTAATGATTCACTAA
- a CDS encoding FAD:protein FMN transferase: MTKKFLTLCVGALLLFSCEPKKEAFKLQELEGIAGTVEYRVKYISADTTNLKHAIDSIVREVDNSLSIYNQESIVSKINRGYVPTKADAHFKEVYTAARQIWKESGGMYDPTIGILVNVWGFGREQIQPISTLPTDKLLDSLKQYVGFDKVHIGEDGYVKKESPAVQVDLTSVVRGYTADKIAAFLKDKDINDYVVRVAGEIVVNGKNIIENKPWLTSIVDPYQLDENYSELTLKLDNEAISTDESFRRVWIDGTGRRFVHIINPFTGKPLESEMLSATVVTKTARESDSYATMFMLIGVEKSKEFLSKHPEIKALLIYSDKDNKVQSYITKNLEPLLVADNK, encoded by the coding sequence ATGACTAAAAAATTTTTGACTTTGTGTGTAGGTGCTTTGCTATTGTTTTCATGCGAGCCTAAAAAAGAAGCTTTTAAACTTCAAGAATTAGAAGGTATTGCTGGTACTGTAGAGTATAGAGTAAAATATATTTCAGCAGACACCACCAATCTTAAACATGCCATTGACTCTATAGTAAGAGAGGTAGATAATTCACTTTCTATATACAATCAAGAGTCTATAGTATCAAAAATTAATAGGGGATATGTGCCAACAAAAGCTGATGCGCACTTTAAAGAAGTATACACCGCTGCCCGACAAATATGGAAAGAAAGTGGTGGTATGTATGACCCTACTATAGGAATTTTAGTAAATGTATGGGGATTTGGTCGTGAGCAAATACAACCTATATCTACACTTCCTACTGATAAACTACTGGATAGCTTAAAACAATATGTAGGGTTTGATAAAGTACATATTGGAGAAGATGGTTATGTAAAAAAAGAAAGTCCTGCTGTTCAAGTTGATTTAACTTCGGTAGTGAGAGGCTATACAGCTGACAAAATTGCTGCTTTCTTAAAAGATAAAGACATAAATGATTATGTAGTAAGAGTAGCAGGAGAAATTGTTGTAAATGGTAAAAATATTATTGAAAATAAGCCTTGGCTAACTTCGATAGTAGACCCTTACCAACTTGATGAAAATTATTCTGAGCTCACTTTAAAACTTGACAATGAAGCTATATCTACTGATGAGAGTTTTCGCCGTGTATGGATTGATGGTACAGGAAGACGTTTTGTACACATTATCAACCCTTTTACTGGGAAACCTTTAGAAAGTGAAATGCTAAGTGCTACTGTAGTAACTAAAACAGCACGTGAATCAGACTCATACGCTACTATGTTTATGCTTATTGGAGTTGAGAAAAGTAAGGAGTTTTTATCTAAACATCCTGAAATAAAGGCTTTATTAATTTATAGCGACAAAGATAATAAAGTACAAAGTTATATTACCAAAAACTTAGAACCTCTTTTGGTAGCTGATAATAAGTAA
- a CDS encoding 5'-methylthioadenosine/adenosylhomocysteine nucleosidase: protein MIGIIGAMELEITTLKAAIHNCKEVKIGRFAFYEGTLDGSKVVVLLSGIGKVSAAVATTLLIEHYQPTLIINTGTAGGLNDTSVHDIILATEVRHHDVDVTAFGYEIGQQAQMPPAFIADVHWAGKIKKAAEKHERKLHYGQVVSGDSFISDPERLQQIARTFPEAKAVEMEAAAIAQTCYLLGVPFVMLRAISDKAGEGNAISYNEFVNEAGRISAAIVQDFVATLH from the coding sequence ATGATTGGAATTATAGGAGCTATGGAGCTTGAGATTACTACTCTAAAAGCTGCCATACATAATTGTAAAGAAGTTAAAATAGGGCGTTTTGCCTTTTATGAAGGAACTTTGGATGGTAGTAAAGTAGTAGTACTACTTTCGGGAATTGGTAAGGTAAGTGCTGCTGTAGCTACAACTTTACTTATTGAACACTACCAACCGACTCTAATTATTAATACAGGAACAGCTGGAGGACTAAATGACACCTCTGTTCATGATATTATTTTAGCCACTGAAGTACGCCATCATGATGTAGATGTTACTGCTTTTGGCTATGAAATAGGACAACAAGCGCAAATGCCTCCTGCTTTCATTGCTGATGTACATTGGGCAGGAAAGATAAAGAAAGCTGCAGAAAAGCATGAGAGGAAGTTGCATTACGGGCAAGTAGTAAGCGGAGATTCATTTATTTCGGATCCTGAGCGCTTGCAACAAATAGCACGTACTTTCCCTGAAGCTAAAGCTGTAGAAATGGAAGCTGCCGCTATTGCCCAAACATGTTATCTACTTGGGGTTCCGTTTGTGATGCTTCGTGCTATATCGGATAAGGCTGGAGAAGGCAATGCTATTTCATATAATGAGTTTGTAAATGAAGCTGGAAGAATCTCGGCTGCTATAGTACAAGATTTTGTTGCTACACTACATTAA
- the cdd gene encoding cytidine deaminase: MKAEHHLHIHYTIYQNLTELPEKAAHLMKEAIAARQKAYAPYSHFKVGAAVLLKNGHIFIGSNQENAAYPSGLCAERVAIYQASTQYPDEEIEMIAISGTAEIPTAHPVSPCGSCRQSLSEYETKQQKLIPVYFMGAEGNIIQTDSIKDLLPFLFDGSLM; the protein is encoded by the coding sequence ATGAAGGCAGAACATCACTTACATATTCACTACACCATTTATCAAAACCTCACCGAGCTTCCCGAAAAAGCAGCTCACTTAATGAAAGAAGCTATAGCAGCACGCCAAAAAGCCTATGCACCTTACTCTCATTTTAAGGTAGGAGCAGCAGTATTGCTAAAAAACGGACATATATTCATAGGTTCTAATCAAGAAAATGCAGCTTATCCTTCAGGATTATGTGCCGAAAGGGTTGCCATCTATCAGGCCTCTACCCAATACCCCGATGAGGAAATTGAGATGATTGCTATTAGTGGTACAGCCGAAATTCCTACAGCTCATCCTGTATCACCTTGTGGCTCGTGTAGGCAATCGTTGTCAGAATATGAAACCAAACAGCAAAAGCTCATACCAGTCTACTTTATGGGTGCCGAAGGTAATATTATCCAAACCGACTCTATTAAAGATCTCCTTCCTTTCCTTTTTGATGGAAGTTTAATGTAG